Proteins encoded within one genomic window of Deltaproteobacteria bacterium:
- a CDS encoding MBL fold metallo-hydrolase — protein MITVTCLGGAGSVTGSCYLVETDRGSRVMVDCGLFQGSRQMEERNRHAWGFDPPDLPNILLTHAHIDHSGRIPLLLKDGFKGRIITSPPTAELCEIMLLDSAHVQEMDAEWQTRKNRRQGDDDITPLYTTDDARESLKYLHPVERDREFPVGPGMRARFRNAGHILGSSIVELWVEDGSDEVKVVFSGDLGNKDQLIIKDPDEIISADYLFVESTYGNRLHKNFDDSARELLDAIRHAVSHGEKVVIPAFALERSQEILYLLGEFHRKGELPDIPVYLDSPLAIKATEIFRKNKQYYDEEARAIVEQGFDPFDMPNLHLTATTEESIAINARKGPAVIISASGMCTAGRIKHHLKHNLWRPGASIIIVGFQAQGTTGRKIVDGERSVKIFREDVAVRAKVFTIGGFSAHADQKGLLDWLSNFTQSRPRVFVVHGEPSTSDIFAGEIRETLGLETHVPAWRETLFLEKRAPGIRSEAWTGESVTVDMSHDLLAVVADMERELKKIKKRAKTRTGDRTPGEGELEALRQLRKKLQSVMEP, from the coding sequence ATGATCACAGTGACATGTCTCGGCGGGGCCGGTTCCGTAACCGGTTCCTGCTATCTTGTTGAAACGGACCGCGGCTCCCGGGTCATGGTCGATTGCGGTCTTTTCCAGGGCAGCCGGCAGATGGAAGAACGCAACCGGCATGCCTGGGGATTCGATCCGCCGGACCTCCCGAACATCCTGCTCACCCATGCGCACATTGATCACAGCGGCAGGATCCCCCTGTTGTTGAAGGACGGGTTCAAGGGACGCATCATCACCTCTCCCCCCACGGCGGAACTCTGCGAGATCATGCTCCTCGACTCGGCCCATGTCCAGGAAATGGACGCTGAGTGGCAGACCAGGAAAAACCGAAGGCAGGGGGACGATGATATTACCCCGCTGTACACGACGGATGATGCCCGGGAAAGTCTGAAATATCTCCACCCCGTCGAGCGGGACCGGGAGTTCCCGGTGGGGCCGGGCATGCGGGCCCGGTTCCGGAACGCGGGGCACATCCTCGGCTCATCGATCGTAGAACTCTGGGTCGAGGACGGATCGGATGAAGTGAAGGTCGTATTCTCCGGTGATCTGGGAAACAAGGACCAGTTGATCATCAAGGACCCCGATGAAATTATCTCGGCGGACTATCTCTTTGTCGAATCGACTTACGGGAACCGGCTTCACAAGAACTTCGACGACAGCGCGCGTGAACTGCTCGATGCCATACGGCATGCCGTATCTCACGGAGAGAAGGTCGTTATCCCGGCCTTCGCCCTTGAGCGGTCCCAGGAGATCCTCTACCTTCTCGGCGAGTTCCACCGGAAGGGCGAGCTCCCCGACATCCCCGTGTACCTCGACAGCCCCCTGGCCATCAAGGCTACGGAGATATTCCGCAAAAACAAGCAATATTACGATGAAGAGGCCCGGGCGATTGTGGAACAGGGATTTGATCCCTTTGACATGCCGAACCTGCATCTGACCGCCACGACGGAAGAATCGATTGCCATCAACGCCCGGAAGGGGCCGGCCGTCATCATATCGGCCAGCGGCATGTGCACGGCGGGCAGGATCAAACACCATCTGAAACACAATCTCTGGAGACCCGGCGCCAGTATCATCATCGTAGGATTCCAGGCCCAGGGGACAACGGGACGAAAAATCGTGGATGGTGAAAGAAGCGTCAAGATATTCAGGGAGGATGTAGCCGTCCGGGCAAAGGTGTTCACCATCGGCGGCTTCTCCGCCCACGCCGACCAGAAGGGGCTGCTCGACTGGTTGAGCAATTTCACCCAATCGCGACCCCGGGTGTTCGTCGTTCACGGCGAGCCTTCGACGAGTGACATCTTCGCGGGGGAAATACGGGAAACCCTCGGCCTTGAAACCCACGTACCCGCCTGGCGGGAGACGCTGTTCCTCGAAAAACGGGCGCCCGGGATACGCTCCGAAGCCTGGACCGGGGAATCAGTCACCGTCGACATGAGCCACGACCTGCTGGCTGTTGTTGCCGATATGGAGCGGGAACTCAAGAAAATCAAGAAACGGGCAAAGACCAGGACCGGCGACCGCACGCCGGGAGAAGGAGAACTGGAAGCGCTGCGACAGCTCAGGAAGAAACTCCAGTCGGTCATGGAGCCGTAA
- a CDS encoding transglutaminase domain-containing protein — protein MKKYLEPTFTIDCNSERIITTARELTESCGSDREKALKLFYFVRDSVRYNLYMISVFIEDFKASRVLAWGKGYCVQKAVLLTALGRAAGIPSRMAFAMIRNHQVPPHVLEKRNSNIFPRHGYNQFFLDGQWISAAATFDRGLCERNGLPTVEFDGLHDAMLPSATRDGRPYIEYLEKFPPRDDLPFDWIRDTLVTIVGPDKRPWLNKEAQTQRDGASSGEKRRNSRKETE, from the coding sequence ATGAAAAAATACCTTGAACCAACGTTTACCATTGACTGCAACAGTGAAAGGATCATCACAACGGCCCGGGAACTGACCGAATCATGCGGCAGCGACCGGGAAAAGGCGTTGAAACTGTTCTATTTTGTGCGGGACTCAGTGAGGTACAACCTCTACATGATCTCCGTTTTCATTGAAGACTTCAAGGCTTCACGGGTGCTCGCGTGGGGCAAGGGGTACTGCGTGCAGAAAGCGGTGCTTCTCACGGCCCTGGGACGGGCGGCGGGTATCCCGAGCAGAATGGCCTTCGCCATGATACGGAACCACCAGGTCCCTCCCCACGTCCTGGAGAAGAGAAATTCAAACATTTTCCCCCGTCATGGATACAACCAATTCTTCCTTGACGGGCAATGGATCAGTGCCGCCGCCACCTTTGACAGGGGCCTGTGCGAAAGAAACGGGCTGCCAACGGTGGAATTCGACGGTCTGCATGATGCCATGCTTCCGTCCGCCACACGCGACGGCAGGCCCTATATCGAATATCTGGAAAAATTCCCCCCCCGCGATGACCTTCCCTTCGACTGGATCCGGGACACCCTCGTAACGATCGTCGGACCCGATAAGCGCCCCTGGCTCAATAAAGAGGCCCAAACGCAGCGGGACGGTGCATCGTCGGGCGAGAAACGTAGAAACAGCAGAAAGGAAACGGAATGA
- a CDS encoding DUF1846 domain-containing protein: protein MNTGIAFDNEQYLKEQEEAILERVTRFDNKLYLEFGGKLFYDYHAARVLPGYDPNVKVRLLQKLKDTASILLCIYAGDIERKKIRADFGITYDSDAMKLIDDLRNWGLDVLGVVITRFENQPAAVHFKNKLERRGVSVYTHRFTKGYPTDVDTIVGDEGYGANTYIETKKPLVIVTGPGPGSGKLATCLSQLYHDYRRGIQSGYAKFETFPIWNLSIKHPVNIAYEAATADIRDFNLIDPFHLEAYDRKAVNYNRDVEAFPVLKRILEKITGGESFYRSPTDMGVNRAGFAVIDDATTCEAAKQEVIRRFFRYRCEYAMGFTDRETVQRVELFIKNFDLEPEYRCVVGPARKAAEEAQNQNKGNEGIFCGAAIELRDGAIITGNNSPLMHAATSLVIHAIKYLAEIPEKIKLLPESITESVRNLKTDILGETSVSLDLNEALIALAISAATNPAAQLAIEKLKELQGCEVHMTHIPTPGDEAGLRRLGVNLTSDPNFSSNNLFIV, encoded by the coding sequence ATGAACACCGGCATTGCCTTCGACAACGAACAGTATCTGAAAGAACAGGAAGAGGCGATCCTTGAACGGGTCACGAGATTCGACAACAAGCTCTACCTCGAGTTCGGCGGGAAACTTTTCTATGATTACCATGCCGCCCGCGTCCTGCCCGGCTACGATCCGAATGTGAAGGTACGGCTCCTGCAAAAGCTCAAGGACACGGCGAGTATCCTTTTGTGCATTTACGCCGGCGACATCGAACGCAAGAAGATCCGCGCCGATTTCGGCATCACCTATGATTCGGACGCCATGAAGCTGATCGACGACCTGAGGAACTGGGGACTCGACGTCCTGGGCGTCGTCATTACCCGGTTCGAAAACCAGCCCGCGGCGGTTCACTTCAAGAACAAGCTCGAACGGAGAGGCGTCAGCGTCTATACCCACCGTTTCACCAAGGGATATCCCACAGACGTGGATACCATCGTCGGCGATGAGGGATACGGGGCGAACACCTATATTGAAACGAAAAAGCCGCTGGTCATCGTTACCGGTCCCGGACCGGGGAGCGGCAAGCTCGCCACCTGTCTCTCGCAACTCTATCACGATTATCGGAGAGGCATACAATCGGGATACGCGAAATTCGAAACATTCCCGATATGGAACCTCTCGATCAAGCACCCCGTGAACATCGCCTATGAAGCGGCGACCGCCGACATACGGGACTTCAATCTTATCGATCCCTTCCACCTCGAGGCATATGACCGGAAGGCGGTCAATTACAACCGCGACGTGGAAGCCTTTCCGGTACTGAAACGGATACTCGAGAAGATCACCGGCGGCGAGTCCTTCTATAGATCTCCCACCGATATGGGTGTGAACCGGGCGGGATTCGCCGTTATCGATGACGCGACGACCTGCGAGGCAGCGAAACAGGAAGTGATCCGACGTTTTTTCCGTTACCGCTGTGAGTACGCGATGGGATTCACCGACCGGGAAACGGTCCAGCGGGTGGAACTGTTTATCAAGAACTTCGATCTTGAACCGGAGTATCGCTGCGTCGTCGGACCGGCGAGAAAGGCCGCCGAAGAAGCACAGAATCAGAACAAGGGGAATGAGGGCATTTTCTGCGGTGCCGCCATCGAACTGAGGGACGGTGCGATCATAACCGGGAACAACTCTCCGCTCATGCACGCCGCGACGAGCCTGGTCATTCACGCCATCAAGTACCTGGCCGAAATCCCGGAAAAGATAAAACTGCTGCCTGAAAGCATTACGGAATCCGTCCGGAACCTGAAAACGGACATTCTCGGCGAGACATCAGTCAGCCTCGATCTCAATGAGGCGCTCATCGCCCTCGCTATCAGCGCCGCGACAAATCCCGCGGCCCAGCTGGCGATCGAAAAGCTGAAGGAGCTGCAGGGCTGTGAAGTCCACATGACCCACATACCCACGCCGGGAGACGAAGCGGGACTCAGGCGCCTGGGAGTGAACCTGACCAGCGACCCGAATTTTTCCTCAAACAATCTTTTCATCGTATAA
- a CDS encoding CoA-binding protein, translating to MPLTHSEKLIKELDDIFNPASIAIVGLPKGMKAGKLFLIALLDQKYPGVIYPVHPDAKEIDGFPAYPTVSDIPGPVDLAIILVSQEHTLDAVRECAAKGVKGAVLFTAGYKETGTDEGRHREEELVRVARSSGMRLIGPNCMGLYSPRSGLAFFPDVPTRQGPIGLISHSGSLANIICHMAPEKGLYFSKAVSLGNECDLTATDFLRYLGKDSDTKVIGTYLEGIKNAPAFLEALRETSPVKPVILWKVGLTKEGSRAAASHTGALALSRTIWENALRQGGGVPVSGFEAWMDALIGFSMLPDGLGDRMAIISGPGGLAVSAAEACGTMGLRLADLSPETAKKLARFVPPTGTSLRNPIDVGLTASLQMDIYIESARVAAADPGVDAVAVSGIGFDAETNRIYSEAMIDIRNRSGKAFLIINIPGLDPDTPRRFFDAGVPFFDSAERAMRTYAQVLQYQRWRQAHSSR from the coding sequence ATGCCACTCACGCATTCAGAGAAACTTATCAAGGAACTCGACGACATTTTCAACCCGGCCTCGATCGCCATTGTCGGACTCCCCAAAGGAATGAAAGCGGGCAAACTCTTCCTCATCGCCCTGCTCGACCAGAAATATCCGGGCGTAATATACCCCGTCCACCCCGATGCGAAAGAGATAGACGGATTCCCCGCGTACCCCACCGTGTCGGACATTCCCGGTCCCGTTGATCTCGCCATTATTCTTGTATCCCAGGAACATACCCTGGATGCCGTCAGGGAATGCGCGGCGAAGGGAGTGAAGGGGGCCGTGCTTTTCACCGCCGGGTACAAGGAAACGGGAACGGACGAAGGACGGCACCGTGAAGAAGAACTGGTCAGGGTCGCCCGCTCCTCGGGGATGCGCCTGATCGGCCCGAACTGTATGGGACTGTATTCACCGAGATCGGGGCTTGCCTTCTTTCCTGACGTACCGACCCGGCAGGGACCCATCGGGCTCATCTCACACAGCGGCTCACTGGCGAACATCATCTGCCACATGGCACCGGAAAAGGGATTATATTTCAGCAAGGCCGTCAGTCTGGGTAATGAATGCGACCTGACCGCCACGGACTTTCTCCGGTATCTGGGAAAAGACAGCGATACAAAGGTCATCGGCACTTACCTGGAAGGGATAAAAAATGCGCCGGCCTTTCTTGAGGCGCTGAGGGAGACATCACCGGTCAAGCCGGTGATCCTGTGGAAGGTGGGGCTCACGAAAGAGGGGAGCCGCGCGGCCGCCTCGCACACGGGGGCGCTGGCACTTTCACGGACCATCTGGGAAAACGCCCTCCGCCAGGGAGGGGGTGTGCCGGTCTCCGGTTTTGAAGCCTGGATGGACGCGCTTATCGGCTTCTCAATGCTTCCTGATGGCCTCGGTGACCGGATGGCCATCATTTCCGGACCGGGCGGCCTCGCCGTTTCGGCGGCTGAGGCCTGCGGCACCATGGGACTGAGACTCGCCGATCTGTCACCGGAAACCGCGAAGAAACTGGCCCGCTTCGTTCCGCCCACGGGAACGAGCCTCAGGAACCCCATCGACGTTGGATTGACGGCGTCACTGCAGATGGACATCTACATCGAATCGGCCCGGGTCGCCGCAGCCGACCCCGGCGTGGATGCCGTCGCCGTGTCCGGGATCGGCTTCGACGCCGAAACGAACCGGATCTATTCGGAAGCCATGATAGACATACGCAACAGATCGGGGAAAGCGTTCCTCATCATCAATATACCCGGTCTCGATCCCGACACGCCCCGGCGGTTCTTTGACGCCGGTGTTCCCTTCTTCGATTCGGCCGAGCGGGCGATGAGAACCTACGCACAGGTTCTTCAGTACCAGCGGTGGCGCCAGGCCCACTCCAGCCGCTGA
- a CDS encoding hotdog fold thioesterase, with protein sequence MGGELRRNGGGNKVDGRKTVSSEDLKQYFSKDLFAQHVGIELVDAGDGRARAKLSVADHHLNGVRGIHGGAIFTLADLAFAAAANSRGRVAVAISCSIQFINAAAGTVIYADAREISRNKRLASYTVTVTDESGTIISLFQGMAYRKKDPLEHLGDA encoded by the coding sequence ATGGGTGGGGAACTCCGTCGGAACGGGGGAGGAAACAAGGTGGATGGAAGAAAAACGGTTTCTTCGGAAGACCTGAAACAGTATTTTTCAAAGGACCTCTTCGCGCAGCATGTGGGCATAGAGCTTGTCGACGCCGGTGACGGCCGGGCCCGGGCGAAACTCTCCGTCGCGGACCACCACCTCAACGGTGTCCGGGGGATTCACGGCGGTGCCATTTTCACCCTGGCCGACCTCGCCTTCGCGGCGGCGGCGAATTCACGGGGCCGTGTCGCCGTGGCGATCAGCTGTTCCATACAATTCATCAATGCCGCGGCAGGAACCGTCATATACGCCGACGCCCGTGAAATATCGCGAAACAAGCGTCTTGCTTCCTATACGGTAACCGTAACGGACGAGTCGGGAACCATTATTTCCCTATTCCAGGGAATGGCCTACAGAAAAAAGGACCCTCTCGAGCACCTCGGGGATGCCTGA
- a CDS encoding saccharopine dehydrogenase NADP-binding domain-containing protein, whose product MRIVVLGGAGDMGSRAVEELARTEGIDHVTIADRNLDAAHEIARKLRERKSSVDVAFIDADDHGSLVSAMENCDIAASALGPFYRFEAKLVRAALDAGAHYTSINDDWLAAEEVLNRFSTAAREKGITVITGLGTSPGISNVGVRYFAERLDRLKKVEIAVYLPLNGGGGEAVIGHTVFITSGRIALWREGRRQMVPACSEERLLAFPRFGMQKVWNMGHGEPVTVPRFMEGVEEVNFFMGFGKGSGWVITPARLGLFNSEPRRRFFTRLLHRFSHIGPDREPDWGAVRIDVWGTKDGEDVKRQAFGIGQMREATGLSLAVGTIMLARGELLTGTGGVFAPEACLEPVTFLTYMKDRGIPSYFDLEMKQPVV is encoded by the coding sequence ATGCGTATCGTTGTTCTGGGCGGAGCCGGAGACATGGGGAGCCGAGCCGTAGAGGAACTGGCCCGGACGGAGGGCATCGATCACGTTACCATTGCAGATAGAAATCTCGACGCGGCTCACGAGATAGCCAGGAAGCTCAGGGAACGGAAATCATCGGTCGATGTCGCTTTCATAGACGCCGATGACCACGGAAGCCTTGTGTCGGCAATGGAGAACTGCGACATCGCCGCTTCGGCGCTGGGTCCCTTTTACCGTTTCGAAGCGAAGCTGGTTCGGGCCGCTCTCGACGCCGGCGCGCATTACACGAGCATAAACGACGACTGGCTCGCCGCGGAAGAAGTATTGAACCGCTTCTCCACAGCGGCCCGTGAAAAAGGCATCACGGTCATCACCGGTCTCGGCACCAGTCCGGGGATCTCAAACGTGGGTGTCCGCTATTTCGCCGAGAGGCTGGACCGCCTGAAAAAGGTGGAGATCGCCGTGTACCTTCCCCTGAACGGCGGCGGCGGTGAAGCCGTCATCGGCCATACCGTTTTTATCACCAGCGGCCGTATCGCCCTCTGGCGGGAAGGGAGGCGACAGATGGTGCCCGCCTGCAGTGAAGAGCGGCTCCTCGCCTTTCCCAGGTTCGGCATGCAGAAAGTATGGAACATGGGGCACGGCGAGCCGGTAACGGTGCCCCGGTTCATGGAAGGCGTGGAAGAGGTCAATTTCTTCATGGGTTTCGGCAAGGGCTCGGGGTGGGTTATCACACCGGCGAGACTGGGGCTCTTCAACAGCGAACCCCGGAGGCGGTTCTTCACCCGTCTGCTTCACAGATTCAGTCACATCGGCCCGGACCGGGAACCCGACTGGGGTGCCGTTCGAATCGATGTATGGGGGACCAAGGACGGTGAGGATGTCAAAAGGCAGGCATTCGGGATCGGCCAGATGCGGGAAGCAACCGGCCTGTCCCTCGCGGTCGGCACGATCATGCTGGCCCGCGGGGAACTCCTGACCGGCACGGGGGGCGTCTTTGCACCCGAGGCATGTCTTGAGCCGGTAACATTCCTTACCTATATGAAGGATCGGGGCATCCCCTCGTACTTCGACCTTGAAATGAAGCAGCCCGTCGTGTGA
- the buk gene encoding butyrate kinase, protein MTEDRHFLILVINVGSTSTKAALYRDMTPLVEETMTCGPVKVDEEADPVSQRPLRERELRRFIGRNGINLHEVDIIISRGGLLRPCPSGSYEITPTMCDELLGGRYGKHVSALGPAMALSLAREHDLRAVIIDPPSTDEFQPEARISGDPLIERQSAFHALNQKAAARRAARLMNTAYESVNLIVAHMGGGITVGAHRRGQVVDSTHGLSEGPFTPERTGSLPTFDLLGLLSMGRSVEEVQKRLVGGGGLIAYLGTNRAEEVERMIEEGNDRARLIYRAMAYQIAKDIGAMSTVLEGSVDAIVLTGGLARSRMLAGWIEEKTGFIAPHVVLPGEDEMDAMAEGALRVLRGEETVIPWD, encoded by the coding sequence ATGACTGAAGACAGGCATTTTCTCATTCTTGTCATCAATGTCGGCTCCACCTCGACCAAGGCGGCACTGTACCGGGACATGACCCCGCTGGTGGAGGAAACGATGACCTGCGGTCCGGTGAAAGTCGATGAGGAAGCGGATCCGGTATCCCAGCGTCCGCTGAGGGAAAGGGAGCTCCGCCGTTTCATCGGGCGCAACGGGATCAATCTTCACGAGGTTGATATCATCATCAGCCGCGGCGGCCTGTTGCGGCCCTGTCCCTCCGGTTCTTACGAGATCACCCCGACCATGTGCGACGAGCTCCTGGGGGGCAGGTACGGAAAACATGTTTCGGCGCTGGGTCCCGCCATGGCCCTCTCACTTGCACGGGAACACGACCTGCGCGCCGTCATCATCGACCCCCCCAGCACCGACGAATTTCAGCCTGAAGCGAGAATATCGGGCGACCCGTTGATCGAGAGGCAGAGCGCCTTTCACGCTCTCAACCAGAAGGCCGCGGCCCGGCGTGCGGCCCGCCTCATGAACACCGCCTACGAATCGGTCAATCTCATCGTCGCGCACATGGGCGGCGGTATTACCGTCGGGGCACACCGTCGGGGGCAGGTCGTGGACAGCACCCACGGCCTTAGCGAAGGTCCCTTCACGCCGGAACGGACCGGAAGCCTGCCGACGTTTGACCTGCTCGGCCTTCTGTCCATGGGGCGGTCCGTCGAAGAGGTTCAGAAAAGACTGGTGGGGGGAGGTGGACTCATCGCCTACCTCGGCACCAACCGCGCCGAGGAAGTGGAAAGAATGATCGAAGAGGGAAACGATCGGGCACGTCTGATCTATCGGGCGATGGCCTATCAGATAGCGAAGGACATCGGCGCCATGAGCACCGTTCTCGAAGGCTCTGTGGACGCCATCGTACTGACCGGGGGGTTGGCCAGGTCCCGGATGCTTGCTGGATGGATCGAGGAAAAAACGGGGTTCATCGCCCCCCATGTCGTCCTCCCCGGTGAAGATGAGATGGATGCCATGGCGGAAGGAGCGCTCAGGGTCCTGCGGGGAGAAGAAACGGTCATCCCATGGGACTAA
- a CDS encoding phosphate butyryltransferase translates to MIGFFRDMVAEARRRGPKELVCVTDGRGDLLDTLSEAASLGLVSPVLISPRQTAQPEKLSAGAGEWIPCTSEAEALEAALARVKKEKTAVLMQGSADQKTFVDTLLDPKRGLLIRKRASYVSLFESRNKNKLFMITDSYINNFPTLREKQHIIENCLDVARALGIEEPRIAALAAIEQVNPNIPSTMDSAVLSKMSERGQFGRAIIDGPIDIDCALTGDAAARKGLKSPVTGRVDIYLVPDIESGYSLVQLLTFIGKMETIGVLAGTTVPVILDTPQVMRKNRIPEIALAVLLCGEKDD, encoded by the coding sequence ATGATCGGCTTTTTCCGGGATATGGTCGCCGAGGCGCGCCGGCGCGGGCCGAAAGAACTTGTCTGCGTCACCGACGGGCGTGGAGACCTTCTTGATACCCTGAGCGAGGCGGCGTCACTGGGTCTGGTGTCGCCGGTTCTCATCAGCCCGCGGCAGACAGCTCAACCGGAGAAGCTTTCCGCCGGCGCTGGGGAATGGATACCCTGCACCTCCGAAGCCGAGGCCCTGGAAGCGGCCCTTGCCAGGGTCAAGAAGGAAAAAACAGCCGTTCTCATGCAGGGCTCCGCGGATCAGAAAACCTTCGTCGATACCCTTCTCGATCCCAAGCGCGGGCTGCTCATCCGCAAGAGGGCAAGTTACGTGTCTCTCTTTGAATCACGCAACAAAAATAAATTGTTCATGATAACGGATAGTTATATAAACAATTTCCCCACGCTGCGTGAAAAGCAGCACATTATCGAAAATTGCCTCGATGTGGCACGTGCCTTGGGTATCGAGGAACCCCGGATCGCTGCCCTGGCCGCGATAGAGCAGGTGAATCCCAACATCCCGTCCACGATGGATTCGGCCGTCCTGTCGAAAATGTCCGAGCGGGGACAGTTCGGCAGGGCCATCATAGACGGTCCCATCGATATCGACTGCGCCCTCACCGGGGACGCGGCGGCGAGGAAGGGGCTGAAAAGCCCCGTCACCGGCAGGGTGGATATCTACCTTGTGCCCGACATCGAATCGGGATATTCTCTGGTGCAGCTTCTCACCTTTATCGGGAAGATGGAGACCATCGGGGTCCTGGCGGGAACGACGGTACCGGTGATTCTCGACACGCCCCAGGTAATGAGGAAAAACAGGATCCCGGAGATCGCGCTCGCCGTGCTGCTCTGCGGAGAAAAGGATGACTGA
- a CDS encoding phosphate butyryltransferase, with the protein MKRNKTNSHGNPPIRSFADIDRLAARKGPKRLAVLAPDDEEFMRAVKISHDRGYIEPVLIGNRERIEETARSVGFDMAGIQVIFEDDRQNIANRGTAMLFAGEVDIASKGQLPTVFVYRSIIREKVKAGWEKTICVISLWEIPGLNRLIVLTDTGVNIQPDRAEKAAIIKNAVSFLNMFGYPRPRIAALSGKREIDGSSASYRDATELRLLAQAGELGPCEFMEETSFSEIFCIGRETPLVKPDDIDVNRIPDIILIPHLDTGNILVKLDFFLDVTRRSLVSTARGPIIIPSRSDPCDRIVGELALGVAAADRIHESRGEG; encoded by the coding sequence ATGAAGCGAAACAAGACCAACAGTCACGGAAACCCTCCGATCCGCTCCTTCGCCGACATAGACCGGCTGGCCGCCCGGAAAGGTCCAAAGCGGCTTGCCGTGCTTGCCCCCGATGATGAAGAATTCATGCGTGCCGTGAAAATCTCCCACGATCGAGGCTACATAGAACCGGTCCTCATCGGCAACCGGGAAAGGATCGAAGAAACGGCCCGGTCCGTCGGTTTCGATATGGCCGGCATTCAGGTGATATTCGAGGATGACCGCCAGAACATTGCAAACCGGGGAACGGCCATGCTCTTCGCCGGTGAAGTCGATATCGCCAGCAAGGGCCAGCTCCCCACGGTCTTTGTATACCGGTCGATCATCCGCGAGAAAGTGAAGGCGGGATGGGAAAAAACGATCTGTGTCATTTCACTTTGGGAAATTCCCGGCCTGAACCGGTTGATCGTTCTGACCGATACGGGGGTCAACATACAACCAGATCGCGCTGAAAAGGCCGCGATCATCAAGAATGCCGTGTCCTTTCTCAACATGTTCGGCTATCCACGGCCCCGTATCGCCGCCCTGTCGGGGAAACGGGAGATCGACGGCTCCAGTGCATCCTACCGTGACGCGACAGAGCTGCGCCTGCTGGCGCAGGCGGGTGAACTCGGTCCCTGCGAGTTCATGGAAGAAACATCCTTTTCCGAAATATTCTGTATCGGCCGGGAGACACCGCTCGTGAAGCCGGACGATATCGACGTGAACCGCATCCCCGACATCATCCTGATACCACACCTCGACACGGGGAACATCCTGGTAAAACTGGACTTTTTCCTTGATGTGACCAGGCGCTCCCTGGTATCGACGGCACGGGGACCCATCATCATACCGTCGCGCTCAGACCCCTGCGACCGCATCGTGGGCGAGCTCGCGCTGGGAGTAGCGGCGGCGGACCGAATTCACGAAAGCAGGGGGGAAGGATGA